Proteins co-encoded in one Bacillus paramycoides genomic window:
- the ftsE gene encoding cell division ATP-binding protein FtsE, which produces MIKMTNVYKEYPNGMKAIAGLTVNIKQGEFVYVVGPSGAGKSTFIKMMYREEKPSTGSINVNGLTIESLAERDVPYFRRQLGVIFQDFKLLPKLTVYENVAFALEVIEEEPDAIRERVTEVLGLVGLEDRADALPSELSGGEQQRVAIARAIVNRPKVVIADEPTGNLDIETALDIMKIFTRINERGTTIVMATHNADIVNTIRHRVIAIEGGKIVRDEIEGGYGYEG; this is translated from the coding sequence ATGATAAAAATGACGAATGTTTATAAGGAGTACCCGAATGGTATGAAAGCCATTGCTGGTCTCACAGTTAACATTAAACAAGGTGAGTTTGTATACGTAGTTGGACCGAGTGGAGCCGGGAAATCTACATTTATTAAAATGATGTATCGTGAAGAGAAGCCATCTACAGGATCTATTAATGTAAATGGTCTTACTATCGAGTCATTAGCAGAAAGAGACGTTCCATATTTCCGTCGTCAATTAGGCGTAATTTTCCAAGACTTTAAATTACTACCTAAATTAACGGTATATGAGAATGTTGCGTTTGCCTTAGAGGTAATTGAAGAAGAGCCAGATGCAATTCGTGAGCGTGTAACAGAAGTTTTAGGTCTTGTAGGTCTTGAAGATCGTGCAGACGCACTTCCAAGTGAACTTTCAGGCGGGGAGCAGCAACGTGTTGCAATTGCGAGAGCAATTGTTAATAGACCAAAGGTTGTAATTGCCGATGAGCCAACAGGTAACTTAGATATTGAAACAGCTCTTGATATTATGAAGATTTTCACGCGCATTAATGAGCGTGGTACAACGATTGTTATGGCGACACATAACGCAGATATCGTAAATACAATCCGTCATC